Proteins encoded within one genomic window of Pseudalkalibacillus sp. SCS-8:
- a CDS encoding GNAT family N-acetyltransferase, producing MLKKRDLTECHVLYELMVDPAVFPFVRHKAYSVEEFIFLTKQTMEAEENGELISRTILDEWGNPIGTINLFDVQDGCGFLGTWIGKPYHGKGYNQPAKEAFFNELFFEKDIQTIFMRIRKTNVRSERAALKIPYVSLANETRPDIYQQLNANEDIYNLFQIERDSYYMHTVREMAHTPVEEILEA from the coding sequence ATGCTAAAGAAACGTGATCTTACAGAATGTCATGTTCTTTATGAATTAATGGTGGATCCAGCGGTCTTTCCTTTTGTGCGTCATAAAGCCTATTCTGTTGAGGAATTCATTTTCCTTACGAAACAGACGATGGAAGCCGAAGAAAATGGCGAGCTGATTTCCAGAACGATTTTAGATGAATGGGGCAACCCGATCGGAACGATCAACTTATTCGATGTCCAGGATGGCTGCGGCTTCCTAGGTACTTGGATCGGAAAGCCTTATCACGGTAAAGGGTACAATCAGCCGGCAAAAGAAGCGTTCTTCAATGAACTCTTTTTCGAAAAGGACATTCAGACGATCTTCATGCGGATTCGTAAAACGAATGTACGTTCAGAACGCGCTGCGTTGAAAATTCCATATGTCTCACTGGCAAACGAAACACGTCCAGACATTTACCAACAATTGAACGCGAACGAAGACATTTATAACCTATTCCAAATCGAGCGAGACAGCTATTACATGCATACTGTCCGCGAAATGGCTCATACACCTGTGGAAGAAATTCTGGAAGCTTAA
- a CDS encoding SDR family oxidoreductase yields the protein MKNVLITGAGTGLGRSLALQYGKDGNHVYLIGRRLEPLEKVAQEIQEAGGQATPITCDITDYEDVKQHLFTKKLEDISLDLIINNAGTGVFGPLESYGDDEIDQVLATNVKGTINMTRAALPSLVEQGNGQIMNIISTAGLRGKKNESVYVASKFAVRGFTESLIKELEGTSIKITAVYMGGMDTPFWNETDHIKDRSRLKSSETVARMIVEQNVGQAEIFIDR from the coding sequence ATGAAAAATGTTCTGATAACCGGAGCTGGCACAGGATTAGGAAGAAGTCTTGCACTCCAATATGGAAAAGACGGTAATCATGTCTATCTGATCGGCCGTCGTCTTGAACCGCTTGAAAAAGTCGCTCAGGAGATTCAAGAAGCTGGAGGACAAGCGACACCTATTACATGTGACATCACCGATTATGAAGATGTAAAACAACACCTTTTTACGAAGAAGCTTGAAGATATCTCACTTGATCTCATCATCAATAATGCTGGGACGGGTGTTTTCGGACCTCTAGAAAGCTATGGTGATGACGAAATCGATCAAGTCCTTGCAACCAATGTCAAAGGGACCATTAACATGACCCGTGCTGCTCTGCCTTCACTTGTTGAACAAGGCAACGGACAAATCATGAACATCATCTCGACTGCCGGACTGCGAGGAAAGAAAAACGAATCCGTTTATGTAGCAAGCAAGTTTGCTGTCCGTGGTTTTACCGAAAGTCTCATTAAAGAGCTTGAGGGCACGTCCATCAAAATCACTGCTGTCTACATGGGTGGAATGGATACCCCATTCTGGAATGAAACCGACCATATCAAGGACCGCTCCCGCCTTAAGAGCTCAGAAACGGTTGCCCGTATGATTGTTGAACAAAATGTAGGACAAGCGGAAATCTTCATCGATCGATGA
- a CDS encoding amidohydrolase: protein MKTLFKNATLYPVTSEPFKGDLLISEGKIINISTEIQRNDEMEVIEASGMHLLPGFIDVHTHLGLYDEGTGWAGNDANETHEPLTPHIRAIDGVHPLDIAFNDAIKFGITTAHVMPGSANVIGGQTSVIKTYGQNIQKMIMKQKAGLKIALGENPKRIHSGRHNDSITRMGIMGMLREEFYKALNTDNPECLRTAPILSVLKREMPVRIHAHRADDILSAVRFADEFNLDLRIEHCTEGHLIASELEGRDLQVSVGPTLTRKSKIELKNKTWQTYKVLNDHGVSVSITTDHPYIPIQYLNVCAAIAIREGLSVEQALEGITINPARNLGIDDRVGSLEIGKEADLTLWNDHPFQFSALPNLTMIGGEIVYKKFN, encoded by the coding sequence ATGAAAACGTTATTTAAAAATGCCACACTTTACCCTGTCACATCAGAACCATTTAAAGGTGATCTTCTGATCAGTGAAGGTAAAATCATAAATATTTCAACAGAAATTCAGCGAAATGATGAAATGGAAGTGATTGAGGCCTCAGGTATGCACTTGCTGCCCGGGTTCATTGATGTCCACACTCATCTGGGATTATATGATGAAGGAACAGGCTGGGCCGGTAACGATGCCAATGAGACGCACGAGCCGTTGACTCCCCATATACGGGCGATTGATGGTGTCCATCCATTGGATATCGCCTTCAATGATGCAATTAAATTCGGGATCACCACCGCCCACGTTATGCCAGGAAGTGCTAATGTAATCGGCGGTCAAACCTCAGTCATCAAAACATATGGACAAAACATCCAGAAGATGATCATGAAGCAGAAGGCGGGACTAAAAATTGCCCTTGGGGAAAATCCGAAGCGGATCCACAGTGGGCGCCATAACGACTCCATTACACGTATGGGGATTATGGGAATGCTCCGTGAAGAGTTTTACAAAGCGTTGAATACCGACAATCCAGAATGCTTACGGACTGCACCGATTCTATCTGTGTTGAAACGGGAAATGCCCGTGAGGATCCATGCCCACAGAGCTGATGATATATTGTCTGCTGTTCGCTTTGCTGATGAATTCAACCTTGATTTGCGAATCGAACATTGTACAGAAGGACACCTGATTGCTTCAGAACTTGAAGGAAGAGATCTTCAGGTTTCCGTCGGCCCGACTCTCACGCGTAAATCGAAAATCGAGCTGAAGAACAAGACCTGGCAGACCTATAAAGTATTGAACGATCATGGTGTGTCAGTTTCCATAACAACCGATCACCCATATATCCCGATCCAGTATTTGAATGTCTGTGCAGCCATTGCGATCCGGGAAGGACTATCAGTGGAACAAGCGCTGGAAGGCATTACGATTAATCCGGCTAGAAACCTCGGAATTGACGACCGTGTCGGAAGTCTTGAAATCGGTAAAGAGGCGGATCTGACGCTATGGAATGACCACCCCTTCCAATTCTCTGCATTGCCGAATTTGACGATGATCGGTGGAGAAATTGTTTATAAAAAATTCAACTAA
- a CDS encoding YpzG family protein → MGKDNRDKMHPNYEDPFQSPRANPKHSFNQVNGETQRSLHNHVLKVETRKRS, encoded by the coding sequence TTGGGCAAAGATAATCGAGATAAAATGCATCCTAACTATGAAGATCCTTTCCAATCGCCTCGTGCGAACCCGAAGCATAGCTTCAACCAGGTAAATGGTGAAACACAACGGAGCTTACACAACCATGTTCTAAAGGTCGAAACACGGAAACGCTCCTAG
- a CDS encoding YfhD family protein, which yields MGKDNRSRKQAKNKQNMAPSDGRDVEFSQELADSEDLQAQERARAADRRARRK from the coding sequence ATGGGAAAAGACAATCGTTCGCGCAAACAAGCAAAGAACAAACAAAACATGGCCCCTTCTGACGGCCGTGACGTCGAATTTTCCCAAGAGCTTGCCGACTCTGAGGATCTGCAAGCGCAGGAAAGAGCACGAGCAGCTGATCGTCGCGCACGACGTAAGTAA
- a CDS encoding YfhJ family protein: MEETFHKLALKLQEKNPSLSYEEARNWVEALWEDFESTRARAGRSYKGQEVTERIVTEWVNRFGDKLHEYFSSNPKFQHLLKKGPKH; the protein is encoded by the coding sequence ATGGAAGAAACGTTTCATAAATTAGCCCTGAAATTGCAGGAAAAGAACCCTTCATTGAGCTACGAGGAAGCACGTAATTGGGTAGAGGCACTTTGGGAAGATTTCGAGTCGACCAGAGCACGTGCCGGAAGAAGTTATAAAGGGCAAGAAGTGACCGAACGGATCGTTACCGAGTGGGTCAATCGTTTTGGAGACAAGCTTCATGAGTATTTCAGTTCCAATCCCAAATTTCAGCATTTACTCAAAAAAGGACCGAAGCATTGA
- a CDS encoding TIGR01777 family oxidoreductase: protein MKIAISGGTGFVGEALTDHFTSQGHHVFILTRNPSGKPVKEHVTYVKWLTDDAETDQLTGIDAIINLAGETINGRWTEEKKEKILSSRIQATREILKIIESMESKPHTLINASAIGYYGTSESEKFDENTTRSGDDFLAKVTEEWESEAQKAEQYGVRVVLTRFGIILDKDEGALPRMALPYKLYAGGPLGSGDQWYSWIHIRDVVGLMDYILHQETIEGPVNATSPHPVQMDDFGRILGKALGRPHWLPLPGFVLRTALGEMSTLILDGQKVFPEKALKHGYKFTYPTLNSALTAIYER from the coding sequence ATGAAAATCGCGATTTCAGGGGGAACAGGATTTGTAGGCGAAGCATTGACTGACCATTTTACGAGCCAGGGTCATCACGTATTCATTTTGACACGGAATCCATCTGGAAAGCCAGTTAAGGAGCATGTCACCTATGTGAAGTGGCTGACAGATGATGCAGAAACCGATCAGCTTACTGGAATCGACGCAATCATAAACCTGGCGGGTGAAACGATCAACGGGCGCTGGACGGAAGAAAAGAAGGAGAAAATCCTCTCCAGCCGAATTCAAGCCACCCGTGAAATCCTGAAGATTATTGAAAGCATGGAATCAAAGCCCCACACCCTCATAAATGCATCAGCAATCGGTTATTATGGTACTTCGGAAAGCGAAAAATTCGATGAAAATACAACGAGGTCCGGCGACGATTTTCTCGCCAAAGTAACGGAAGAGTGGGAAAGTGAAGCACAGAAAGCTGAACAATATGGTGTACGAGTCGTGCTTACCCGTTTCGGAATCATCCTGGATAAAGACGAAGGAGCACTTCCCCGCATGGCTTTACCTTATAAGCTTTATGCCGGAGGACCATTAGGGTCAGGTGATCAATGGTACTCTTGGATACATATACGCGATGTAGTCGGATTGATGGACTATATCCTGCATCAAGAAACGATTGAAGGACCTGTGAATGCGACGTCCCCACACCCTGTCCAGATGGACGATTTCGGACGGATCCTCGGAAAAGCACTTGGACGGCCTCACTGGCTTCCACTCCCTGGATTTGTTTTACGGACCGCACTCGGGGAAATGAGCACCTTGATTCTGGATGGACAGAAGGTGTTTCCTGAAAAAGCATTGAAGCATGGCTATAAGTTCACTTACCCAACATTAAATTCAGCCCTGACAGCTATTTATGAACGATGA
- the sspK gene encoding small, acid-soluble spore protein K, whose amino-acid sequence MRNKAKNFPNRMSPNGEARAKDEYASKRANGTTQTHPQERMSRSNRTQG is encoded by the coding sequence ATGCGTAATAAAGCAAAGAACTTTCCTAATCGCATGTCTCCAAACGGCGAAGCCCGTGCGAAGGATGAATATGCGTCTAAACGTGCAAATGGTACGACCCAGACTCACCCTCAAGAACGGATGAGTCGCTCCAACCGTACCCAGGGATAA
- the mutY gene encoding A/G-specific adenine glycosylase has product MPLHTEQRVDIETFQSDLISWFEREKRDLPWRKERDPYKIWVSEIMLQQTRVDTVIPYFERFMEQFPTVSALAEAEEEKVLKAWEGLGYYSRARNLHAAVKEVKEKYEGIVPDRPKEIQSLKGVGPYTAGAIASIAFSLPEPAVDGNVMRVLSRILLIDDDIAKPQTRKKFEEAVRQLISEKNPSYFNQGLMELGATICTPKNPSCMLCPVQRHCAAFDEGLQTELPVKKKKGKNKIVPMAVALLQNEKGETIIEKRPETGLLANLWQFPNVEVNEANGKHKEQLKTYLEEKYPIHVELNEHLLDFRHIFSHLTWEIAVYHGSFTVKEQMDAGKVVQLQELEAYPLPVPHQKVAALLKGE; this is encoded by the coding sequence ATGCCATTACATACAGAACAACGAGTTGATATTGAAACGTTCCAGTCTGATCTGATCTCATGGTTCGAACGAGAAAAAAGAGATCTTCCGTGGAGAAAGGAACGAGATCCATATAAAATCTGGGTTTCAGAAATCATGCTACAACAGACACGTGTGGATACTGTTATTCCATATTTTGAACGCTTTATGGAGCAATTTCCCACCGTCAGTGCGCTAGCTGAAGCTGAGGAAGAAAAAGTACTAAAAGCGTGGGAAGGTTTGGGCTATTATTCACGAGCTCGCAACCTCCATGCTGCTGTAAAAGAAGTAAAAGAGAAATATGAAGGGATCGTACCCGATCGCCCGAAAGAAATTCAATCCTTAAAAGGTGTAGGACCTTATACAGCAGGTGCTATTGCGAGTATCGCTTTCAGCCTTCCTGAGCCAGCAGTCGATGGAAATGTCATGCGAGTACTCTCGAGAATCCTTTTGATTGATGATGATATTGCCAAGCCTCAAACCCGTAAAAAGTTTGAAGAAGCAGTGCGACAATTGATTTCTGAAAAAAATCCATCGTATTTCAATCAAGGGCTCATGGAGCTCGGTGCGACGATTTGTACACCGAAAAATCCCTCCTGTATGTTATGCCCAGTGCAGCGACATTGTGCTGCGTTTGACGAGGGTCTACAGACTGAGCTGCCAGTGAAAAAGAAAAAAGGGAAAAATAAAATCGTGCCGATGGCCGTTGCCCTTCTCCAGAATGAAAAAGGCGAGACGATTATCGAAAAACGACCTGAAACGGGTCTACTGGCAAACCTGTGGCAATTCCCGAATGTAGAAGTTAATGAAGCAAACGGGAAGCATAAGGAACAATTGAAAACCTACTTAGAAGAAAAATACCCTATCCATGTTGAATTAAACGAGCATCTTCTTGATTTTCGGCATATCTTTTCTCATTTAACCTGGGAAATCGCTGTTTATCATGGGAGCTTTACGGTTAAGGAACAAATGGATGCTGGAAAAGTCGTTCAATTGCAAGAGTTGGAAGCCTATCCTTTGCCGGTTCCGCACCAAAAAGTAGCAGCTCTCTTGAAAGGAGAATAA
- a CDS encoding DUF402 domain-containing protein, with product MSFPTTGSSIQIQSYKHNGQLHRVWEETIILKGTSSVVIGGNDRIIVTESDGRQWRTREPAICYFNSEQWFNVIGMLREQGIHYYCNLGTPFTYDGEALKYIDYDLDVKVFPDMTYTILDEDEFALHKKEMDYPKEIGEILQRNLDELCSMINQRKGPFEPYFVENWYERFLEYR from the coding sequence ATGTCTTTTCCGACCACTGGAAGTTCGATTCAAATACAAAGCTATAAACATAATGGCCAGCTTCACCGTGTATGGGAAGAAACCATCATACTAAAAGGAACTTCCTCAGTAGTAATCGGCGGAAATGACCGGATCATCGTTACGGAATCTGATGGAAGACAATGGCGTACAAGAGAACCTGCTATTTGTTATTTCAATTCAGAACAATGGTTTAATGTCATTGGTATGTTAAGAGAACAAGGGATCCATTACTACTGTAATCTTGGCACTCCTTTTACATATGATGGGGAAGCATTGAAATATATCGATTATGATCTGGATGTGAAAGTCTTTCCAGATATGACGTATACAATACTGGACGAAGATGAATTTGCTCTTCACAAAAAAGAAATGGATTATCCGAAGGAAATCGGAGAAATCCTTCAGCGGAATTTAGATGAATTATGTTCGATGATCAACCAGCGCAAAGGCCCATTTGAGCCATATTTTGTGGAAAACTGGTACGAAAGATTTTTAGAATATCGTTAG
- a CDS encoding SOS response-associated peptidase, whose amino-acid sequence MCGRFTLTAEIDLLMDWFEIDEWASDLEFQPRYNIAPSQDILAIVGYEGKRRAGFLKWGLVPFWAKDPSIGNKMINARAETVPEKPSFKHAFQKRRCIIPADGFYEWKKEGKQKQPKYIRMKDAQPFGLAGLWEKWKNENGNTIHTCTILTTEPNELMEDIHNRMPVILQKEDYSKWLEWEGEQDVLKDMMKPFDPAVMEAYDVSTIVNSPKNDTPECIEGLA is encoded by the coding sequence ATGTGTGGAAGATTTACACTGACTGCAGAAATTGATTTATTGATGGATTGGTTCGAGATTGATGAATGGGCATCAGATTTAGAATTCCAGCCTCGCTATAACATTGCACCCTCTCAGGATATCCTTGCAATTGTCGGCTATGAGGGCAAGCGAAGAGCTGGTTTCCTGAAATGGGGACTGGTTCCATTCTGGGCAAAGGATCCATCAATCGGTAATAAAATGATTAATGCACGAGCGGAAACGGTACCTGAAAAACCGAGTTTCAAGCATGCATTCCAAAAAAGAAGATGCATCATCCCTGCTGACGGATTTTATGAATGGAAGAAGGAAGGGAAACAGAAACAGCCGAAATACATAAGAATGAAGGACGCTCAGCCATTCGGCCTCGCAGGGTTATGGGAAAAATGGAAAAACGAGAACGGAAATACAATCCATACATGTACGATCCTCACGACAGAACCGAATGAACTGATGGAAGACATCCACAACCGGATGCCAGTCATTCTACAGAAAGAGGATTATTCGAAGTGGCTTGAATGGGAGGGTGAACAGGACGTGTTGAAGGATATGATGAAGCCTTTCGACCCTGCTGTAATGGAAGCGTATGATGTCTCCACGATTGTCAATTCGCCAAAGAACGATACCCCTGAATGTATCGAGGGACTTGCATGA
- a CDS encoding YfhH family protein yields the protein MSRLYSEMSEHEINQEIREMTEKARKAEQLGIVNEVAVYQRKIMMAKSYLLDPADYKPDEVYELEGDPGSRFKISYMNGIFAWGYRNESDEMEAFPISMLIKF from the coding sequence ATGAGCAGATTGTATAGTGAAATGTCAGAGCACGAGATTAACCAAGAGATCAGGGAAATGACGGAAAAAGCGAGAAAAGCTGAACAGCTCGGAATTGTAAACGAAGTAGCTGTCTATCAACGGAAAATTATGATGGCGAAAAGTTATTTATTGGATCCGGCGGATTATAAGCCGGATGAAGTGTATGAATTAGAAGGGGACCCTGGCAGCCGTTTCAAGATTTCTTATATGAATGGCATTTTTGCATGGGGTTACCGTAATGAATCAGATGAAATGGAAGCATTCCCGATTTCTATGTTGATTAAGTTTTAA
- a CDS encoding SDR family oxidoreductase: MDLNLKGKHALVTGASRGIGKAIALGLKEEGVTVGVCARGAADLEKLKHTYPEISIYQGDLMKDYDREAIFNQFIQDHGSIDILVNNAGGSHGGVVEETSLDQFREAMELNFHAAVHFSKLAVEQMKLNQNGSIINISSIYGRESGGKPTYNSSKSALISFIKSLAGEVISSGIRVNGVAPGAILHPQGSWQRRLDENPEKIEQFVEEEIPAGRFGKPEEIADVVTFLASERSNWVVGATLNVDGGQSYSNF; encoded by the coding sequence ATGGATTTGAATTTGAAAGGGAAACATGCTCTTGTTACAGGAGCTTCCAGAGGAATTGGAAAAGCTATCGCTTTAGGATTGAAAGAAGAAGGTGTAACAGTAGGTGTTTGTGCAAGAGGCGCAGCGGACTTGGAGAAATTGAAGCATACGTATCCTGAAATCTCCATCTATCAAGGAGATTTGATGAAGGATTATGATCGTGAAGCGATTTTCAATCAATTCATTCAAGATCACGGGTCCATCGATATACTCGTGAATAACGCTGGAGGAAGTCACGGTGGGGTTGTAGAAGAAACCTCTCTTGATCAATTCAGGGAGGCAATGGAGCTGAACTTTCATGCTGCTGTACACTTCAGCAAATTAGCTGTTGAACAGATGAAGTTGAACCAGAATGGCTCAATCATTAACATTTCAAGCATTTATGGAAGAGAATCTGGTGGAAAGCCGACCTATAACAGTTCTAAATCTGCATTGATCAGCTTTATCAAGTCTCTTGCAGGAGAAGTGATTTCCTCTGGCATTCGAGTCAATGGTGTAGCTCCTGGAGCAATTCTACACCCACAAGGAAGCTGGCAGCGCCGATTAGATGAAAATCCGGAGAAAATCGAACAATTTGTAGAAGAGGAAATTCCAGCAGGCCGATTCGGGAAACCAGAGGAAATTGCCGATGTCGTGACCTTCCTAGCATCTGAGCGTTCAAATTGGGTCGTAGGAGCGACCTTGAATGTCGACGGTGGACAATCCTATTCGAATTTTTAA
- a CDS encoding gamma-type small acid-soluble spore protein encodes MAKQQKPGQQQAGANMAQQQNAQAQRQAQQQQPAQAGQYQAEFGQEYAQEVRQQNQQSQQAMRAKQGQQQQQQNNQQ; translated from the coding sequence ATGGCAAAACAACAAAAGCCAGGACAACAACAAGCTGGTGCTAACATGGCGCAACAGCAAAATGCTCAAGCTCAACGACAAGCACAACAACAGCAACCTGCTCAAGCTGGTCAATACCAAGCAGAATTCGGTCAAGAATATGCACAAGAGGTACGCCAGCAAAATCAGCAATCGCAACAAGCGATGCGTGCGAAGCAGGGACAACAACAGCAACAACAAAACAACCAGCAGTAA
- a CDS encoding metal-dependent hydrolase, with the protein MDTGTHIVMGIALGGLATLDPVIAQDPITTQTVLIGTIIGSNAPDFDTVLKLRNNAVYIRNHRGITHSIPAVLLWPILIAGGLELFIPAAKMLHVWLWTFLAVFLHVFVDIFNAYGTQAVHPFSKKWVALGMINIFDPFIFTAHIIGFILWYQGFHPGYTFLGIYLILIGYYIWRYIDKHQTIKLVKKEVPDATKVIICPTIRWSQKHVAVMSPGQFHVIEVKGNSLTIHDVYDRKPVPNNPILNEAVKDDNLAAFLSFSPVYRWEVEEAEEGYEVRFIDLRYRSKGHYPFVAVVKLDDELNVISSYTGWVYSEKTLRRKLEVATSN; encoded by the coding sequence ATGGATACGGGTACACATATTGTTATGGGTATCGCTTTAGGTGGGCTTGCCACCTTGGATCCAGTCATTGCACAGGATCCCATCACGACGCAGACTGTATTGATCGGGACAATCATCGGATCGAATGCGCCTGACTTTGATACGGTACTCAAATTAAGAAATAATGCTGTCTATATACGGAATCACCGGGGTATTACCCACTCCATCCCTGCTGTGTTGCTTTGGCCGATTCTGATAGCCGGTGGATTGGAGTTGTTCATACCTGCAGCGAAAATGCTCCATGTTTGGTTATGGACCTTCTTAGCTGTGTTCCTGCATGTGTTTGTCGATATTTTCAATGCCTATGGGACACAAGCCGTGCACCCTTTCTCCAAAAAGTGGGTTGCGCTCGGCATGATCAATATTTTTGACCCGTTCATTTTCACCGCCCATATCATCGGTTTCATCCTTTGGTATCAAGGATTCCATCCAGGATACACTTTCCTGGGCATCTACCTGATATTGATCGGATACTATATTTGGCGGTACATCGATAAACACCAGACCATCAAGCTCGTTAAAAAGGAAGTGCCTGATGCGACCAAGGTCATCATTTGCCCGACGATCAGGTGGAGCCAAAAGCATGTCGCTGTCATGAGTCCAGGACAATTCCACGTCATTGAAGTAAAAGGAAATTCCTTGACCATTCATGACGTGTACGACCGGAAGCCTGTTCCGAACAATCCGATTTTGAATGAGGCGGTAAAAGATGACAATCTCGCAGCATTCCTCTCCTTCTCCCCCGTTTATCGTTGGGAAGTGGAAGAAGCGGAGGAAGGCTACGAAGTCCGTTTCATTGATTTGCGTTATCGTTCAAAAGGTCATTACCCATTCGTCGCAGTGGTGAAGCTGGATGACGAACTGAATGTCATCAGCTCATATACAGGATGGGTTTACAGCGAAAAAACGTTACGTCGTAAATTGGAAGTCGCAACATCCAACTAA
- the recX gene encoding recombination regulator RecX produces the protein MKITKITVQKKNKSRFNVFIDRGNGEEFGFAIHEEVYIKSGIRKGMELTNEEMEEMKLEDQFQKGLSQAMNFLSYRMRSAEEIRAYLLKKEIEPSTIKAIIQRLEENGYVNDLEFAKMFIRSKITTTKKGPLALKQELKKKGVSDSLIEQAIETYSVEEQVEEATKLATKKAKQDKKLSENARKQKVAQFLQQKGFPWGVVEQAIENASLEKDEDEEREALDIQAIKAHRKYQKYEGWEYKQKMKQFLYRKGFPITLIEEWLDENAELIDR, from the coding sequence TTGAAAATTACGAAGATCACAGTCCAGAAAAAGAACAAAAGCCGCTTTAATGTATTCATAGATCGTGGCAATGGGGAAGAGTTCGGCTTTGCCATCCATGAAGAGGTTTATATAAAATCCGGTATTCGAAAAGGCATGGAGCTGACAAACGAAGAGATGGAAGAAATGAAGCTTGAGGATCAGTTCCAAAAAGGGCTGAGCCAGGCGATGAATTTCCTATCCTATCGGATGAGGTCAGCCGAGGAAATAAGGGCTTATCTCCTCAAAAAAGAAATCGAGCCTTCAACGATCAAAGCGATCATCCAGCGATTAGAGGAAAACGGATATGTGAACGATCTTGAGTTCGCTAAAATGTTCATCCGAAGCAAAATCACAACGACCAAGAAGGGTCCATTGGCATTGAAGCAGGAACTGAAAAAGAAAGGCGTTTCTGATTCACTCATTGAACAAGCGATTGAAACGTATTCAGTTGAAGAGCAGGTAGAAGAAGCAACGAAACTTGCAACAAAGAAAGCGAAGCAGGATAAGAAATTGAGTGAGAATGCACGTAAGCAGAAGGTTGCTCAGTTTCTGCAGCAAAAAGGGTTTCCATGGGGTGTGGTGGAACAAGCGATAGAAAATGCCTCCCTCGAAAAGGATGAAGATGAAGAGAGGGAGGCTTTGGATATTCAAGCTATAAAAGCTCATAGAAAGTATCAGAAATACGAGGGCTGGGAATACAAACAGAAAATGAAACAATTCCTCTATAGGAAAGGTTTCCCGATTACGCTCATTGAAGAATGGTTGGATGAGAACGCTGAACTCATCGATCGATGA